A genomic window from Candidatus Kouleothrix ribensis includes:
- the xpt gene encoding xanthine phosphoribosyltransferase yields MTSDPRLAIDAPFEPLVRRIIEEATVVDTRILRIDHFLNHRIEPEFMAAMGRALADRLRTFAPDMVLTAEASGIAPALAVALALGVPMVYAKKYDPIVETPALSRVVPSPTKGGQSKLAVSGRYLTAGSRVALVDDFLANGKTARALAEIVGDAGATIVVAGFIVEKLFQHGRAALEDLGIPIATLAQVERLDQGKVIMR; encoded by the coding sequence ATGACTAGCGATCCACGTCTAGCGATCGATGCACCATTCGAGCCACTGGTGCGGCGGATTATTGAGGAAGCGACGGTTGTTGATACGCGCATTCTGAGGATCGACCATTTCCTCAATCACCGGATTGAACCGGAGTTCATGGCGGCGATGGGGCGGGCGCTGGCCGATCGGCTGCGCACATTTGCGCCCGACATGGTGCTGACCGCCGAGGCAAGCGGGATCGCGCCGGCGCTGGCGGTAGCGCTGGCCCTGGGCGTGCCGATGGTGTATGCTAAGAAATACGACCCGATCGTCGAGACGCCGGCCCTGTCGCGCGTGGTGCCATCGCCCACCAAGGGCGGCCAGAGCAAGCTGGCGGTGTCGGGCCGCTACCTCACTGCCGGCTCGCGTGTCGCGCTGGTCGATGATTTCCTGGCGAATGGGAAGACTGCGCGGGCACTGGCCGAGATCGTGGGCGACGCAGGCGCAACGATCGTGGTGGCCGGCTTCATTGTCGAGAAGCTGTTCCAGCATGGCCGCGCCGCGCTCGAAGATCTGGGTATCCCGATCGCAACGCTCGCACAGGTTGAGCGGTTAGATCAGGGTAAGGTTATTATGCGATAA
- a CDS encoding response regulator: protein MTSRLAPGLRPRLFLLLLLAIVPWFGVNMYMTVRARQDAITGAQADALRLTQLVAQGQQQTIESTRQLLIALLHLPDLERPAPMACTKTLEDVLRQNQVYANLLSFDPDGRLRCSGAPAPQLQSAADRPWFRAVLQRNTFLISDYEINPRTGGSVIYAVCPKLDASGRVASVLAAAIDLSWLNTVAGRAQLPPGAIIAVTDRNGTLLVRYPNPERWVGKPAAHAPKLLEMRAAGPTGTFTAVGGDGVARLFAFATLPGTLEDDRAAVAVGIPSEVVFAPVDRTFWLEVGELLLVLGLVATAIWLGGSWLIVHPTAALVRVTEQLAAGDLTARSARPHDRGELGRLAQSVDSMASALEQRAAALRLNEERYRIISELTSDYAYAVRVEPGGHELREWSAGAVSRITGYSAEALDALGGWPAIVHPDDRTSLAALDRAEPGLPPTELEFRIIANGGQLRWIHLYRHNEWDVPGTQVVRYYDVLCDVTPLKDAQEHRLTLERQLLETQRLESLGLLAGGIAHDFNNLLMGILGNATLAREMRESGPQLYTALEQIETLTHRAAELTSQMLAYAGQGRFVTQPIEFNQLIMELTPLFNASIPRHIQLVCHCKAEPALIEGDAAQIRQLLLNLVLNAAEAIGEAPGQITVAAERRWIERTLLSGTYRAPALAEGYYLCIEVSDSGCGMDEQTSARIFEPFFTTKFTGRGLGLAAVQGIVQRHGGAIRVSSAPGAGTRFEIVLPASALPYTAAVPPESSADWHGGGLILVVDDEPMVRDVTARMLMRLGFEVLAAPDGEMALAQLHTHAAAIQCVLLDMTMPPPDGLETLLRVRARWPEMRIIIASGYSAHDLEGRFVGERPSGFIQKPFSLDQLQQALRTAIGQPRLLRAE from the coding sequence ATGACATCTCGGCTTGCCCCTGGCCTGCGTCCACGCTTGTTTCTGCTGCTGCTATTGGCGATCGTACCATGGTTCGGCGTGAATATGTATATGACGGTGCGCGCCCGCCAGGATGCGATCACTGGCGCGCAAGCCGACGCGCTGCGCCTGACCCAGCTGGTGGCTCAGGGGCAACAGCAGACGATCGAGAGTACCCGCCAGCTGTTGATCGCGCTGCTGCACTTGCCCGATCTCGAGCGCCCGGCCCCGATGGCATGCACCAAGACGCTGGAAGATGTGCTGCGCCAGAATCAAGTGTATGCCAACCTGCTCAGCTTCGATCCCGACGGCAGGCTGCGCTGTAGCGGCGCGCCGGCCCCCCAGCTTCAGTCGGCGGCCGATCGGCCCTGGTTTCGCGCCGTGCTCCAGCGCAACACGTTCTTGATCAGCGATTACGAGATCAACCCGCGCACAGGCGGCTCGGTGATCTATGCCGTCTGCCCGAAGCTCGACGCGTCGGGGCGTGTCGCGTCGGTGCTGGCCGCCGCGATCGATCTGTCGTGGCTCAACACCGTGGCCGGGCGCGCACAGCTGCCACCGGGCGCGATCATTGCCGTGACCGACCGCAACGGCACATTGCTGGTGCGCTACCCCAACCCCGAGCGTTGGGTCGGTAAGCCGGCGGCCCACGCGCCGAAGCTGCTCGAGATGCGCGCGGCCGGCCCAACCGGTACATTTACCGCCGTCGGCGGCGATGGGGTCGCGCGGCTGTTTGCCTTTGCAACGCTGCCAGGCACGCTAGAAGATGACCGGGCCGCCGTTGCGGTGGGCATCCCGAGCGAGGTAGTGTTCGCGCCGGTCGATCGCACCTTCTGGCTTGAGGTCGGCGAGCTGCTGCTGGTGCTCGGGCTGGTGGCGACGGCGATCTGGCTGGGTGGCAGCTGGCTGATCGTTCACCCGACTGCGGCGCTGGTGCGCGTAACCGAGCAGCTGGCTGCCGGCGACCTGACGGCGCGCAGCGCACGGCCGCACGATCGCGGCGAGCTAGGGCGGCTGGCCCAATCGGTCGATAGCATGGCCTCGGCCCTCGAGCAGCGCGCTGCCGCACTGCGGCTGAATGAGGAGCGCTACCGGATTATTTCGGAGCTGACCTCCGACTACGCCTACGCTGTGCGGGTCGAGCCTGGCGGGCACGAGCTGCGCGAGTGGTCGGCCGGCGCGGTCAGCCGTATCACCGGCTACAGCGCGGAGGCACTCGACGCGCTGGGCGGCTGGCCGGCGATCGTGCATCCCGACGACCGCACGAGCCTGGCGGCACTTGATCGCGCTGAGCCGGGCCTGCCGCCAACCGAGCTGGAGTTTCGGATCATAGCGAATGGCGGGCAACTGCGCTGGATTCACCTGTATCGGCATAACGAATGGGATGTTCCAGGCACACAGGTTGTGCGCTACTACGATGTGCTGTGCGATGTCACGCCGCTGAAAGACGCGCAAGAGCACCGGCTGACACTTGAGCGCCAGCTGCTCGAGACGCAGCGCCTCGAAAGCCTGGGGCTGCTTGCGGGCGGCATTGCGCACGATTTCAACAACCTGCTGATGGGCATCCTCGGCAACGCGACGTTGGCGCGCGAGATGCGCGAGTCTGGCCCGCAGCTCTACACTGCGCTGGAGCAGATCGAGACACTGACGCACCGGGCCGCCGAGCTTACCAGCCAGATGCTGGCCTACGCCGGCCAGGGCCGCTTTGTGACCCAGCCGATCGAGTTCAACCAGCTGATAATGGAGCTGACCCCGCTGTTTAATGCGTCGATCCCGCGCCACATCCAGCTCGTGTGCCACTGCAAGGCCGAGCCGGCGCTGATCGAGGGCGATGCGGCCCAGATCCGCCAGCTCCTGCTGAACCTGGTGTTGAACGCGGCCGAGGCGATCGGTGAGGCGCCTGGCCAGATCACGGTGGCAGCCGAGCGGCGCTGGATCGAGCGCACGCTCTTGAGCGGCACCTACCGCGCGCCGGCGTTGGCCGAAGGCTACTACCTGTGCATCGAAGTGTCCGACAGCGGCTGCGGCATGGATGAGCAGACCAGCGCGCGGATCTTCGAGCCGTTCTTCACAACCAAGTTTACCGGGCGCGGCCTTGGGTTGGCGGCGGTGCAAGGGATCGTGCAGCGCCACGGCGGCGCAATTCGTGTCAGCAGCGCGCCGGGTGCCGGCACGAGGTTCGAGATCGTGCTGCCTGCCTCGGCGCTGCCGTATACTGCCGCTGTGCCGCCCGAGAGTAGCGCCGACTGGCATGGCGGCGGCTTGATCCTGGTGGTGGACGATGAGCCGATGGTGCGTGATGTCACGGCGCGCATGCTCATGCGGCTGGGCTTTGAGGTGCTGGCCGCACCTGACGGCGAAATGGCGTTAGCACAGCTACACACGCATGCCGCTGCGATCCAGTGCGTGCTGCTCGATATGACCATGCCGCCGCCCGATGGGCTGGAAACGCTGCTGCGTGTGCGTGCGCGCTGGCCCGAGATGCGCATCATTATTGCCAGTGGCTATAGCGCGCACGATCTAGAGGGGCGCTTCGTCGGCGAGCGGCCGTCGGGCTTCATTCAAAAACCATTTTCGCTCGATCAGCTCCAGCAGGCATTGCGCACAGCGATCGGGCAGCCGCGCCTGCTGCGCGCCGAGTAG